The Trichoplusia ni isolate ovarian cell line Hi5 unplaced genomic scaffold, tn1 tig00002984, whole genome shotgun sequence genome includes a region encoding these proteins:
- the LOC113507646 gene encoding ubiA prenyltransferase domain-containing protein 1 homolog, with protein sequence MDSNKKSEDMDIPTVEGNLLQQPKEQTLPTRNPLMKVRTYVLALRPWSLSASLLPTLLGAALAYRLPGDSGFSWCTLLLTLCTVIPVHGAGNVVNTYFDFVKGIDNRKSDDRTLVDHILSIDEVVSLGAILYLAGCASFVPLVILSPARMEHLALVYFGGLSSSFLYTGGIGLKYIALGDILVLVIFGPVSVVFAFLAQTGRVDWPIIYYAIPFALNTEAILHSNNTRDLETDSKAEIVTLAILIGRTASYLLYAFLLFTPYIMFVVASVRCSFWFLIPMLTLPRAFEIERRFRSPETMRYVPRQTARLNFYFGMLYMISCLFAHRLPFLLR encoded by the coding sequence ATGGATAGTAATAAGAAATCTGAAGACATGGACATTCCGACGGTGGAAGGAAACTTACTTCAACAGCCTAAAGAACAAACATTGCCAACTCGGAACCCGCTTATGAAAGTTCGGACTTACGTTCTCGCATTGCGTCCATGGTCGCTGAGCGCAAGTCTGTTGCCGACGCTGCTGGGAGCTGCACTCGCATACAGGTTGCCTGGTGACAGTGGCTTCAGTTGGTGCAccttattattaactttatgcACAGTTATTCCAGTTCATGGGGCTGGCAATGTTGTTAATACGTACTTTGATTTTGTCAAAGGAATTGATAATCGAAAATCAGATGATCGAACTCTCGTTGATCACATATTGAGTATAGACGAAGTGGTCTCATTGGGTGCTATTTTATATTTGGCTGGATGTGCTTCATTTGTCCCTCTTGTGATTTTGTCTCCTGCCCGGATGGAGCATTTAGCTCTGGTTTATTTTGGTGGATTGTCATCATCCTTCTTGTACACGGGTGGTATTGGCCTTAAGTATATAGCTCTTGGTGACATATTAGTATTAGTTATATTTGGACCAGTGTCCGTAGTTTTTGCTTTTCTTGCTCAGACAGGCCGAGTGGATTGGCCTATAATTTACTATGCAATTCCATTTGCCCTAAACACTGAAGCTATTTTACATAGTAATAACACAAGAGACTTGGAGACTGATAGCAAAGCGGAAATTGTGACACTGGCAATTTTGATAGGCAGAACAGCTTCCTACCTGTTGTatgcatttttattgtttacaccCTACATTATGTTTGTTGTAGCATCTGTACGCTGTTCTTTTTGGTTTCTGATACCAATGCTAACCTTACCAAGAGCATTTGAGATTGAGAGAAGGTTTAGGAGTCCTGAAACAATGCGCTATGTTCCAAGACAAACTGCCAGGCTTAACTTTTACTTTGGCATGTTGTACATGATCTCATGTTTATTTGCACATCGTCTTCCATTTCTTCTtcgatga